A region of the Pseudomonas sp. J452 genome:
GTGCATGGAAGAACTTAACCTGATGCTCTCCGGCCTGCCCGGCGAGAACGGCCGCCCGGCCCAGCGCATGGCCGCCGAACTCGACGCCCGGCTGCGCTACACCAGCATCGACGAGGTCCTCGACGAGGGCCTGCATGTCTGGCTCACCGATTTCATCCTGCTCGTCCGGCAGTTGGGCAGCTCCATCCACACGTCCTATCTGGAGGTCGTATGAGACTCTCGATCCGTCACGACACCACCTACAACTACGATGACCAGGTGCGTTCCAGCATCCAGTACCTGCGCCTGACCCCGCAGGAGAGCGTGCGCCAGCATGTGCTCAGCTGGCAGCTCGACCTGCCGCGCGCGGTGCGTGCCCAGCGCGACCCGCACGGCAACATCCTGCATGTACTGACCCTCGATGAACCCCACGAAGCACTGGTGATCGGTGCCCGCGGCCAGGTCGAAATCGACGAACACTGCGAGTCTGAAGGCGACAGCCACTCGGCCCTGCCGTACCTGCGCTTCACCAGCCTGACCCAGCCGGACGACGCCCTGTACGACTTCGCCCAGGCCAGCAGCGCCGGTCGCCGGGATCGCGATAGCCTGATCAGCCTGATGCATGGCCTGCACGAGCAGATGCCCTATACCCCCGGCGCCACCAAGGTCGAGAGCACTGCCGCCGAGGCTTTCGCCGGCCGTGCCGGAGTCTGCCAGGACCACACCCACGCGTTCCTCGCTTGCGCCCGCAGCCTGGGCGTGCCGGCGCGTT
Encoded here:
- a CDS encoding transglutaminase family protein, giving the protein MRLSIRHDTTYNYDDQVRSSIQYLRLTPQESVRQHVLSWQLDLPRAVRAQRDPHGNILHVLTLDEPHEALVIGARGQVEIDEHCESEGDSHSALPYLRFTSLTQPDDALYDFAQASSAGRRDRDSLISLMHGLHEQMPYTPGATKVESTAAEAFAGRAGVCQDHTHAFLACARSLGVPARYVSGYLFTEDSGHLASHAWAEAWLDDGWYSFDVTNQLARPERHLKLAVGLDYLDACPVRGMRRGGGGEQMHARVKVSPLLQVQQQ